A stretch of the Rosa rugosa chromosome 5, drRosRugo1.1, whole genome shotgun sequence genome encodes the following:
- the LOC133713151 gene encoding subtilisin-like protease SBT4.2: MALRWFLLLSLIGSILLVDVTQSAAQDARKTYIVYMGDKPKNGVPVTPDFHVNILRDVVDSSINNDIAHESLLLHSYKRSFHGFAAMLTEQEAQKLAGMEGVVSVFPSKKRSIKTTKSLCSLGNRMC; encoded by the exons ATGGCTCTTCGATGGTTTCTCCTTCTTAGCCTCATTGGAAGTATTCTACTTGTTGATGTTACTCAGTCAGCTGCTCAGGATGCCCGAAAG ACTTATATTGTGTATATGGGTGACAAGCCAAAGAACGGGGTGCCAGTAACACCTGATTTTCATGTGAATATTCTAAGAGACGTAGTTGACAGCAGCATTAATAATGATATTGCACATGAATCTCTGCTTCTTCATAGCTACAAGAGAAGTTTCCATGGTTTTGCTGCAATGCTCACTGAACAAGAAGCACAAAAACTGGCTG GAATGGAGGGTGTAGTGTCTGTCTTCCCAAGCAAAAAGAGGAGcatcaaaacaacaaagtcACTGTGTTCGCTTGGCAATCGAATGTGTTAA